The Streptomyces europaeiscabiei genome window below encodes:
- a CDS encoding LutC/YkgG family protein: protein MSGRDTVLRDIRSALADVPGAEAADGDSVPHEVRSHRAGLDVVELFIERAADYRATVVCVRPSDAVATVGRALARTGAKSLVVPPGFPEQLVPEGPWSRLEDVPPLTVRQLDAADAVLTTVAAAIALTGTVVLDSGPGQGRRALTLLPDQHVCVVRTSRIAADVPEALSLLHPYRPLTLISGPSATSDIELDRVEGVHGPRTLDIVVVTDE from the coding sequence ATGAGCGGCCGCGACACCGTACTGCGCGACATCCGGAGCGCGCTGGCCGACGTACCAGGTGCCGAGGCCGCCGACGGCGACTCCGTCCCACATGAAGTGCGCTCCCACCGGGCAGGGCTGGACGTCGTCGAGCTGTTCATCGAACGTGCCGCCGACTACCGCGCCACCGTCGTCTGCGTTCGGCCGTCCGACGCCGTCGCCACCGTGGGCCGTGCACTGGCGCGCACCGGAGCGAAATCCCTTGTGGTGCCGCCAGGTTTCCCCGAACAACTGGTACCCGAAGGCCCCTGGTCCCGGCTGGAGGACGTCCCGCCACTGACGGTCCGACAGCTCGACGCGGCGGACGCCGTGCTCACCACCGTCGCCGCAGCGATCGCCCTCACCGGCACGGTCGTCCTCGACAGCGGGCCCGGACAGGGACGCCGTGCGCTGACCCTGCTGCCGGACCAGCATGTCTGCGTGGTCAGGACGAGCCGGATCGCCGCTGATGTGCCCGAGGCGTTGAGCCTGCTCCACCCGTACCGGCCGCTGACCCTGATCTCCGGCCCCTCAGCGACCAGCGACATCGAACTGGACCGTGTGGAGGGCGTGCACGGACCGCGAACGCTCGACATCGTCGTGGTCACGGACGAATAG
- a CDS encoding LutB/LldF family L-lactate oxidation iron-sulfur protein — protein sequence MSGADNVVWLGSPAFPEAARAALADTRLRANLRRATGTIRDRRLAVTAELDDWEDLRETAAALKRRTLRHLDRHLLRLEESVTSAGGTVHWASDAAEANAIVTRLVRATGESEVVKVKSMATQEIGLNEALGEAGIRAYETDLAELIVQLGGDRPSHILVPAIHRGRSEIREIFRHQMRKWGRPAPEGLTDDPHDLAEAARLHLREKFLRAKVAVSGANFAAADTGTVVVVESEGNGRMCLTLPETLITVMGIEKVLPSFADLDVFLQLLPRSSTGERMNPYTSLWTGVTEGDGPQDFHLVLLDNGRTATLADEVGRQALSCIRCSACLNVCPVYERTGGHAYGSVYPGPIGAVLTPQLVGIENAASLPFASTLCGACYDACPVKIDIPEVLVHLRAKAVEAKRRDRLLPTPEALAMKAAGAVLSSPRQLAAVQRLAALGARLVARDGLIGALPGPFARWSATRDTPAPARESLSAWWRRTRGEDRMTTEGKGR from the coding sequence GTGAGTGGTGCCGACAACGTCGTATGGCTGGGCTCCCCGGCCTTCCCCGAGGCGGCACGCGCCGCGCTCGCCGACACCCGGCTGCGCGCGAACCTGCGCCGGGCCACCGGCACCATCCGGGACAGGCGGCTGGCGGTCACCGCCGAGCTCGACGACTGGGAGGACCTGCGGGAGACGGCGGCGGCCCTCAAGCGCCGCACTCTGCGCCACCTCGACCGCCATCTCCTGCGCCTTGAGGAGTCGGTGACCTCCGCCGGCGGCACGGTCCACTGGGCGTCGGACGCGGCCGAGGCGAACGCCATCGTCACACGGCTGGTGCGGGCGACCGGCGAGAGCGAGGTCGTCAAGGTCAAGTCGATGGCGACCCAGGAGATCGGCCTCAACGAGGCGCTCGGCGAAGCGGGCATCCGCGCCTACGAGACCGATCTCGCCGAACTCATCGTGCAGTTGGGCGGCGACAGGCCCTCGCACATCCTGGTGCCGGCCATCCACCGGGGCCGCTCCGAGATCCGGGAGATCTTCCGGCACCAGATGAGGAAGTGGGGCCGGCCCGCTCCCGAGGGGCTCACCGACGACCCACACGACCTGGCGGAAGCGGCCCGGCTCCATCTGCGGGAGAAGTTCCTGCGGGCCAAGGTGGCCGTCTCCGGGGCCAACTTCGCGGCCGCCGACACCGGAACGGTGGTGGTCGTGGAGTCCGAGGGCAACGGCCGGATGTGCCTGACCCTGCCGGAGACCCTGATCACCGTCATGGGCATCGAGAAGGTCCTGCCCTCCTTCGCCGACCTGGACGTCTTCCTCCAGCTCCTGCCCCGCTCGTCGACCGGCGAGCGGATGAACCCGTACACCTCTCTGTGGACCGGCGTCACCGAGGGCGACGGGCCGCAGGACTTCCATCTGGTCCTCCTCGACAACGGCCGCACCGCCACTCTCGCCGACGAGGTGGGCCGCCAGGCGCTGTCCTGCATCCGCTGCTCGGCGTGCCTGAACGTGTGCCCGGTGTACGAGCGCACCGGCGGCCACGCCTACGGGTCGGTCTACCCCGGCCCCATCGGCGCCGTGCTCACCCCGCAGCTCGTCGGCATCGAGAACGCGGCCTCGCTGCCCTTCGCCTCCACCCTGTGCGGAGCGTGCTATGACGCCTGCCCGGTCAAGATCGACATTCCGGAGGTGCTGGTCCACCTGCGGGCGAAGGCCGTGGAGGCCAAACGCCGGGACCGGCTGCTGCCCACCCCCGAGGCGCTCGCCATGAAGGCCGCGGGCGCGGTGCTGTCCTCCCCGAGGCAACTGGCGGCGGTGCAGCGACTCGCCGCCCTCGGCGCCCGGCTGGTGGCCCGCGACGGCCTGATCGGTGCCCTGCCCGGCCCGTTCGCCCGCTGGTCCGCCACCCGGGACACCCCCGCGCCGGCCCGCGAGTCCCTGAGCGCCTGGTGGAGACGGACGAGAGGCGAAGACCGTATGACGACGGAAGGGAAGGGCCGATGA
- a CDS encoding (Fe-S)-binding protein, producing MRIALFITCFNDMMFPRTGRAVTELLERLGHTVEFPQGQTCCGQMHFNTGYRPETLPMVRRFAEVFAGYDAVVTPSGSCAGMVRDHHRVVADQYGDSALAEAVERVVPTVYELSELLVDVLGVTDVGAYFPHRVTYHPTCHSLRMLRVGDRPLRLLRAVKDIDLVELPDAESCCGFGGTFALKNAEVSNAMLADKMRHVQDTGAEILCAGDNSCLTHIGGGLSRLRTGVGTMHLAEILASTEGDLR from the coding sequence ATGCGCATAGCCCTCTTCATCACCTGTTTCAACGACATGATGTTCCCCCGCACCGGCCGCGCGGTGACCGAACTGCTGGAGCGCCTCGGCCACACCGTGGAGTTCCCGCAGGGCCAGACCTGCTGCGGCCAGATGCACTTCAACACCGGCTACCGCCCGGAGACCCTGCCCATGGTGCGCCGCTTCGCGGAGGTCTTCGCGGGCTACGACGCCGTGGTCACCCCTTCCGGCTCCTGTGCGGGCATGGTGCGCGACCACCACCGGGTGGTGGCGGACCAGTACGGCGACTCCGCCCTCGCCGAGGCGGTCGAGCGGGTGGTGCCGACGGTGTACGAGCTGTCGGAACTCCTCGTCGACGTTCTCGGCGTCACCGATGTCGGTGCGTATTTCCCGCACCGCGTCACCTACCACCCGACGTGCCACTCGCTGCGCATGCTGCGCGTCGGCGACCGGCCGCTCAGGCTGCTGCGCGCGGTGAAGGACATCGACCTCGTCGAACTGCCCGACGCGGAGTCGTGCTGCGGCTTCGGCGGCACCTTCGCCCTGAAGAACGCGGAGGTCTCCAACGCGATGCTGGCCGACAAGATGCGCCATGTGCAGGACACCGGCGCCGAGATCCTGTGCGCGGGCGACAACTCCTGCCTCACACACATCGGCGGCGGCCTGTCCCGGCTGCGCACCGGCGTCGGGACGATGCACCTGGCCGAGATCCTGGCCTCAACGGAAGGGGACCTGCGGTGA
- a CDS encoding amidohydrolase family protein produces MTAVEGNAAEGVIDAHHHVWDLSVRDQEWITGPELAPLRRDFLLADLEPEARAVGVTATVLVQTIDVPEETPEFLALAQDSDLVAGVVGWTDLTSPDVTRSLAALREGPGGEHLVGIRHQVQGESDPRWLVRPDVLRGLAAVAEAGLVYDLVVRPHQLAAAHETAQLLPGLTFVLDHAGKPPIASGELRPWAEAVHLLASLPNTVCKLSGLVTEADRDAWSVEDLRPYADTVLDVFGPRRLMFGSDWPVCRLGATYADVISTARELTAALHPAERHEVFTGTALRTYGLTVTGTATGSQAAHAAQEAPCA; encoded by the coding sequence GTGACCGCCGTGGAGGGGAACGCCGCTGAGGGCGTCATCGACGCACACCACCACGTGTGGGACCTCTCCGTCCGCGACCAGGAATGGATCACCGGTCCGGAACTCGCCCCGCTGCGCCGCGACTTCCTGCTCGCCGACCTGGAGCCCGAGGCCCGGGCGGTCGGCGTCACCGCGACGGTCCTGGTCCAGACGATCGACGTTCCGGAGGAGACGCCCGAGTTCCTGGCCTTGGCCCAGGACAGCGACCTGGTGGCCGGCGTCGTGGGCTGGACCGACCTGACCTCCCCGGATGTCACCCGCTCGCTCGCGGCGCTGCGCGAGGGGCCGGGTGGCGAGCACCTGGTGGGCATCCGCCATCAGGTGCAGGGCGAATCCGATCCTCGCTGGCTGGTGCGGCCGGACGTGCTGCGTGGGCTCGCCGCGGTGGCCGAGGCGGGGCTCGTGTACGACCTGGTCGTCAGGCCCCACCAGCTCGCGGCGGCCCATGAGACCGCCCAACTGCTTCCCGGTCTCACCTTCGTACTCGATCACGCGGGCAAGCCCCCCATCGCCTCGGGCGAGTTGCGGCCTTGGGCGGAAGCAGTGCATCTGCTGGCCTCGCTGCCCAACACCGTCTGCAAGCTCTCCGGCCTGGTGACCGAGGCCGACCGGGACGCGTGGAGTGTCGAGGATCTACGGCCGTACGCGGACACCGTGCTGGACGTTTTCGGCCCGCGGCGGCTGATGTTCGGCTCCGACTGGCCCGTCTGCCGACTGGGCGCCACCTACGCCGACGTCATTTCCACAGCAAGGGAGTTGACGGCCGCCCTCCATCCCGCCGAACGCCACGAGGTCTTCACCGGAACCGCTCTGCGGACCTACGGCCTGACCGTCACCGGCACCGCCACCGGCTCCCAGGCCGCTCATGCCGCCCAGGAAGCACCATGCGCATAG
- a CDS encoding aldo/keto reductase, whose translation MRATALGATGVRVTELSFGAAAIGNLFRPVTDEAASAAVEAAWDAGVRTFDTAPHYGLGLSEHRLGAALRDRARDTYTVSTKVGRLLEPHPEGGGGDDLAHGFAVPGTHRRVWDFSSDGVLRSLEASLDRLGLDHVDIALLHDPDHHAEQALTEAYPALERLRAEGVVKAIGIGVNQCALPARFLRETDIDVVLLAGRYTLLEQEGLAEVLPEAAARGRSVIVGGVFNSGLLTDPKPGAMYDYAPTPPRVLDRALRMKAVTERHGVPLRAVALRFPLGHPAVASVLSGARSDEEVRDTVDQLRRTVPTAVWDGLRAEGLLPPHVPVPAATPVEEADRPKEQSWG comes from the coding sequence ATGAGAGCGACCGCGCTGGGCGCCACCGGTGTCAGGGTCACCGAGCTGTCGTTCGGGGCCGCCGCCATCGGCAACCTCTTCCGCCCGGTCACCGACGAGGCCGCGTCCGCCGCGGTGGAGGCGGCCTGGGACGCGGGCGTACGCACCTTCGACACCGCTCCGCACTACGGGCTCGGGCTGTCCGAGCACCGCCTGGGCGCCGCACTGCGCGACCGCGCCCGTGACACGTACACCGTCTCCACCAAGGTCGGGCGACTGCTCGAACCCCACCCGGAGGGCGGCGGCGGCGACGATCTCGCCCACGGCTTCGCCGTGCCCGGCACCCACCGCCGGGTCTGGGACTTCAGCTCGGACGGCGTCCTGCGCTCACTGGAAGCCAGCCTGGACCGCCTCGGCCTGGACCATGTGGACATCGCCCTGCTGCACGACCCGGACCACCACGCCGAGCAGGCCCTCACCGAGGCCTACCCGGCACTGGAACGGCTGCGCGCCGAAGGCGTCGTCAAGGCGATCGGCATCGGAGTGAACCAGTGCGCGCTCCCCGCCCGCTTCCTGCGCGAGACCGACATCGACGTGGTGCTCCTCGCCGGCCGCTACACCCTGCTGGAGCAGGAGGGGCTCGCGGAGGTACTGCCGGAGGCCGCCGCCCGCGGCAGGAGTGTCATCGTCGGCGGGGTGTTCAACTCGGGTCTGCTCACCGACCCCAAGCCCGGGGCCATGTACGACTACGCGCCCACCCCACCGCGGGTGCTCGACCGGGCCCTGCGCATGAAGGCGGTCACCGAACGCCACGGCGTACCCCTGCGCGCGGTCGCTCTGCGCTTCCCGCTCGGCCATCCGGCGGTCGCGAGCGTACTGTCCGGCGCGCGTTCCGACGAGGAGGTCCGCGACACGGTGGACCAGCTGCGGCGAACGGTACCGACCGCGGTCTGGGACGGACTGCGCGCCGAGGGCTTGCTGCCCCCTCACGTCCCCGTCCCCGCCGCCACACCGGTCGAAGAAGCCGATCGGCCGAAGGAGCAGTCGTGGGGGTGA
- a CDS encoding SDR family NAD(P)-dependent oxidoreductase, whose product MSGLSGLRALVTGGASGIGLATSRMLAEHGATVAVLDLAPSGVPEPLIAIKADLGDDASVGVAVEAAAGQLGGLDILVNNAGVGAVGSVEDNPDEEWHRVLDVNVLGTVRATRAALPYLRHSSHAAIVNTCSIAATAGLPQRALYSASKGAVLSLTLAMAADHVREGIRVNCVNPGTADTPWVTRLLDAADDPEAESAALDARQPLGRLVTADEVAAAVVYLASPAAASVTGIALAVDGGMQGLRLRPAVGA is encoded by the coding sequence TTGAGCGGCCTGTCAGGGCTGAGGGCCCTCGTCACCGGCGGCGCGTCCGGCATCGGGCTGGCCACGTCCCGGATGCTGGCCGAGCACGGCGCCACGGTGGCCGTCCTCGACCTCGCCCCCTCCGGCGTCCCCGAGCCGCTGATCGCCATCAAGGCGGATCTCGGCGACGACGCCTCGGTAGGTGTCGCCGTGGAGGCCGCTGCCGGACAGCTCGGTGGCCTGGACATCCTGGTCAACAACGCGGGCGTCGGCGCCGTCGGCAGCGTCGAGGACAACCCGGACGAGGAGTGGCACCGCGTCCTCGACGTCAACGTCCTCGGGACGGTACGCGCCACCCGCGCCGCCCTGCCGTATCTGCGGCACTCGTCGCACGCAGCGATCGTCAATACGTGCTCGATCGCGGCCACCGCGGGCCTCCCCCAGCGCGCCCTGTACTCCGCCAGCAAGGGTGCGGTGCTGTCGCTGACCCTGGCCATGGCCGCGGACCACGTCCGTGAGGGCATTCGCGTCAACTGCGTCAACCCCGGCACCGCCGATACCCCCTGGGTGACCCGGCTCCTGGACGCCGCGGACGACCCGGAGGCGGAGAGCGCCGCCCTCGACGCACGCCAGCCCCTGGGCCGCCTGGTCACCGCGGACGAGGTGGCGGCGGCCGTGGTCTACCTGGCGAGCCCCGCCGCTGCCTCCGTCACCGGCATCGCCCTCGCCGTCGACGGTGGCATGCAGGGGCTCCGGCTGCGCCCGGCGGTCGGCGCATGA
- a CDS encoding fumarylacetoacetate hydrolase family protein encodes MRLLRVGAPGEERPAVRTEEGRLLDLSSVTSDIDGAFLWANGVDRARAAVAAGALPELDADGVRIGAPVARPSKIVCVGLNYRDHAAETGAAIPARPVVFMKDPGTVVGPYDEVLIPRGSVKTDWEVELAVVIGRRARYLDGPDAARAVIAGYAISHDVSEREFQLEYSSQWDLGKSCETFNPLGPWLVTADEVGDPQDLGLHLSVNGVKRQDGHTGDMIFPVGHIVSYLSQYMVLEPGDVINTGTPAGVALGLPGSPYLRPGDTVELSVDGLGAQRQTFGQA; translated from the coding sequence GTGAGACTTCTACGAGTCGGCGCGCCCGGCGAGGAGCGGCCCGCCGTCCGCACCGAGGAGGGCCGACTGCTCGATCTGTCCTCCGTGACCTCCGACATCGACGGCGCATTCCTCTGGGCGAACGGCGTCGACCGGGCCCGGGCGGCGGTTGCGGCGGGAGCACTGCCCGAACTGGACGCGGACGGTGTACGGATCGGAGCACCCGTGGCCCGTCCCAGCAAGATCGTCTGCGTCGGTCTGAACTACCGTGACCACGCCGCCGAGACCGGCGCGGCGATCCCGGCGCGGCCGGTGGTCTTCATGAAGGACCCGGGTACGGTCGTCGGCCCGTACGACGAGGTGCTGATCCCCCGCGGCTCCGTGAAGACCGACTGGGAGGTCGAGCTGGCGGTCGTCATCGGACGGCGGGCCCGCTACCTCGACGGGCCGGACGCCGCGCGGGCCGTGATCGCGGGGTACGCGATCAGCCACGACGTCTCCGAGCGCGAGTTCCAGCTGGAGTACTCCTCGCAGTGGGACCTGGGCAAGTCCTGCGAGACGTTCAACCCGCTCGGACCGTGGCTGGTGACCGCCGACGAGGTCGGCGATCCGCAGGACCTCGGGCTGCACCTGAGCGTCAACGGCGTGAAGCGGCAGGACGGCCACACCGGCGACATGATCTTCCCGGTCGGCCACATCGTGTCGTACCTGAGTCAGTACATGGTCCTGGAGCCGGGCGACGTGATCAACACCGGTACTCCGGCGGGTGTGGCCCTCGGCCTTCCCGGCTCCCCCTACCTCCGTCCCGGCGACACCGTCGAGCTGTCCGTCGACGGGCTCGGCGCCCAGCGCCAGACCTTCGGCCAAGCGTGA
- a CDS encoding L-rhamnose mutarotase — MKRVAQTVRLRPEHRELYLRLHSAVWPGVEAALRAANIRNYSIFLREDTLFGYFEYHGDDFEADMAAIGADAATQAWWKLTDPCQEPWADTGTGGSWSDLTEIWHLSDPGTP, encoded by the coding sequence ATGAAACGCGTTGCCCAGACGGTCCGCCTGCGGCCCGAGCACCGTGAGCTGTATCTGCGCCTGCACTCCGCGGTCTGGCCGGGCGTCGAGGCCGCGCTGCGGGCCGCGAACATCCGCAACTACAGCATCTTTCTGCGCGAGGACACGCTGTTCGGCTACTTCGAGTACCACGGCGACGACTTCGAGGCCGACATGGCCGCGATCGGCGCCGACGCGGCCACCCAGGCATGGTGGAAGCTCACCGACCCCTGCCAGGAGCCCTGGGCCGATACCGGCACCGGGGGCAGCTGGTCGGACCTGACCGAGATCTGGCATCTGAGCGATCCCGGCACACCGTGA
- a CDS encoding carbohydrate ABC transporter permease — protein MRRKRRPSSLAARLAWLIVMGLSALFFCVPVVWLLLAPTKTDSQIVRDAPFSFGSLGAVADAWHHLYAFQDGAILTWLLNSALYTFGALVVTLVTSIPAGYALALTQFIGRRMLLTITMLVMLMPTAAMVLPLYLGMNAVHLDGTIWSVILPFSFFPFGVYLTYIYFSSNVPSDLLSAARIDGCSEWQVFRLIAMPLAKPVIALVGFFNFVGNWNNFFLPFVMLPDSSQYPAQVGLNNLLAASPLFNTSSGTGNQIMRPELALATLVTIVPVLIVFLFSQRALVAGMLAGATKE, from the coding sequence ATGCGCCGCAAGCGCCGCCCAAGCTCACTGGCCGCCCGGCTGGCCTGGCTCATCGTCATGGGCCTGTCCGCGCTGTTCTTCTGTGTGCCGGTGGTGTGGCTCCTGCTGGCCCCGACCAAGACCGACAGCCAGATCGTGCGGGACGCCCCGTTCTCCTTCGGCTCTCTCGGCGCGGTCGCGGACGCCTGGCACCACCTCTACGCGTTCCAGGACGGCGCCATCCTCACCTGGTTGCTGAACTCGGCGCTCTACACCTTCGGCGCCCTGGTCGTGACCCTCGTGACGTCGATCCCCGCCGGGTACGCGCTGGCTCTCACCCAGTTCATCGGGCGACGGATGCTGCTGACCATCACCATGCTCGTGATGCTCATGCCGACGGCCGCGATGGTGCTGCCCCTGTACCTGGGGATGAACGCCGTGCACCTGGACGGCACGATCTGGTCGGTGATCCTGCCCTTCTCGTTCTTCCCGTTCGGGGTCTACCTCACCTACATCTATTTCTCCTCCAACGTCCCCTCCGACCTGCTGTCCGCCGCGCGGATAGACGGGTGTTCGGAGTGGCAGGTCTTCCGGCTCATCGCGATGCCGCTGGCCAAGCCCGTGATCGCGCTGGTCGGCTTCTTCAACTTCGTCGGCAACTGGAACAACTTCTTCCTGCCGTTCGTGATGCTGCCCGACAGCTCCCAGTATCCGGCGCAGGTGGGGCTGAACAACCTGCTCGCCGCCTCACCGCTGTTCAACACCTCCAGCGGCACCGGAAACCAGATCATGCGGCCCGAACTGGCCCTGGCCACCCTGGTGACCATCGTCCCCGTCCTGATCGTGTTCCTCTTCTCCCAACGCGCCCTCGTGGCCGGCATGCTCGCCGGTGCGACCAAGGAGTGA
- a CDS encoding carbohydrate ABC transporter permease, with amino-acid sequence MTTHLATERSGRLGGRSARNPVGRAGYVFVSGYVLLLLAFGVLPTGYAVWLALSNSRNQLVGLGNFTRTFTDYRFGPAFLHIGLYLLIWMASLMILVVLLSLMLHGRMRRTSTSLRFLFYLPGALAGVASVLLFLILLDPAASPVGWLLKGFGWNTLAQVNAPGHLPVLFTVIAFWTGAGGWIVVMYGALNSIPDEILEAARIDGASTLQIALRIQIPMITKWIAYMLILAFAAGTQLFVEPQLVSLASWGMIPDSWSPNQLSYQYAFQAGDFNGAAALSIDLLVLGLACAALVVFRTGLFDRDEG; translated from the coding sequence ATGACCACCCACCTCGCAACGGAGCGGAGCGGCCGCCTCGGCGGCCGCTCGGCCCGCAACCCGGTCGGACGCGCCGGTTACGTCTTCGTCTCCGGCTACGTCCTCCTCCTGCTCGCCTTCGGCGTCCTGCCCACCGGTTACGCGGTGTGGCTGGCGCTGTCCAACTCCCGCAACCAGCTCGTCGGGCTCGGCAACTTCACCCGGACGTTCACCGACTACCGCTTCGGACCGGCCTTCCTCCACATCGGCCTGTACCTGCTGATCTGGATGGCCAGCCTGATGATCCTGGTGGTGCTGCTCTCCCTGATGCTGCACGGCCGCATGCGCAGGACCTCCACCAGCCTGCGGTTCCTGTTCTACCTGCCGGGTGCCCTCGCCGGGGTGGCGAGCGTCCTGCTCTTCCTGATCCTCCTCGACCCGGCCGCCAGCCCCGTCGGCTGGCTACTGAAGGGCTTCGGCTGGAACACCCTCGCCCAGGTCAACGCCCCCGGCCACCTGCCGGTGCTGTTCACCGTCATCGCCTTCTGGACCGGGGCCGGCGGCTGGATCGTGGTCATGTACGGCGCGCTCAACAGCATCCCGGACGAGATCCTGGAGGCCGCCCGCATCGACGGCGCCAGTACGCTCCAGATCGCCCTTCGTATCCAGATCCCGATGATCACCAAGTGGATCGCGTACATGCTGATCCTGGCCTTCGCGGCCGGCACCCAGCTCTTCGTCGAGCCACAGCTGGTCTCCCTCGCCAGCTGGGGCATGATCCCCGACAGCTGGTCACCGAACCAGCTCTCCTACCAGTACGCCTTCCAGGCAGGCGACTTCAACGGCGCGGCGGCGCTCTCCATCGACCTCCTCGTCCTGGGCCTCGCCTGCGCGGCGCTCGTCGTCTTCCGTACCGGCCTGTTCGACAGGGACGAAGGATGA
- a CDS encoding ABC transporter substrate-binding protein, translating into MHDDVPVSSRRQLRHAAVAVLSAVSLLGLAACGSADPTPTTTSSPGAFKPVAQKEGSEITVWADATRVPGVQAYQKSHPNVKIKIVTYSGDANGANDLQTKVQLFDRTGSGWPDVAFSANVNDASWASQGKTPYAAPLNQDLIPQSKLKGFADGALGPCTFDGNTYCLRNDLAQNVLWYNKKLMDRFGYSVPTTWEEYEALGKKVAKEHPGYLVGTAGDAWSPEVYFWASQCPASTVTDAKKVKVDLQDAKCTRMAKLLDSLIAKGSVSKDTVFSAGFIKNKASKVLMLPGPSWYGQVLFNSTFKIPEGQIAAASPLKFEGDAKNYTGNVGGGLWFVSSHSKNLKASSDLVTWMATSDAYQATAGTYPAYKQAAVAWLGGQQKTGYFAEDVSPAFQEAAELVWPGWSATQYSQEAIYSSTVIPALNSGKTLTDTLGTWQTAITDKAKSLGYTVN; encoded by the coding sequence ATGCACGACGACGTTCCGGTTTCCTCCCGCCGTCAGCTCAGACACGCCGCTGTCGCCGTCCTGAGCGCCGTATCCCTGCTCGGGCTCGCCGCCTGCGGCAGCGCCGACCCCACACCCACGACGACCTCCTCCCCCGGCGCCTTCAAGCCTGTCGCGCAGAAGGAAGGCAGCGAGATCACGGTCTGGGCGGACGCCACCCGTGTGCCCGGCGTGCAGGCGTACCAGAAGTCGCACCCGAACGTGAAGATCAAGATCGTCACGTACAGCGGGGATGCCAACGGCGCCAACGACCTGCAGACCAAGGTCCAGCTGTTCGACCGCACCGGCAGCGGGTGGCCCGACGTCGCCTTCAGCGCCAATGTCAACGACGCCAGCTGGGCATCCCAGGGAAAGACCCCCTATGCCGCGCCTCTCAACCAGGACCTGATCCCCCAGTCCAAACTCAAGGGCTTCGCCGACGGCGCGCTGGGCCCCTGCACGTTCGACGGCAACACCTACTGCCTGCGCAACGACCTGGCGCAGAACGTGCTCTGGTACAACAAGAAACTCATGGACAGGTTCGGGTACTCCGTCCCGACCACCTGGGAGGAGTACGAGGCACTCGGCAAGAAGGTCGCCAAGGAGCACCCCGGCTACCTGGTCGGAACCGCCGGGGACGCCTGGAGCCCCGAGGTGTACTTCTGGGCGAGCCAGTGCCCTGCCAGCACGGTGACCGACGCCAAGAAGGTCAAGGTCGACCTGCAGGATGCCAAGTGCACCCGGATGGCCAAGCTGCTCGACAGCCTGATCGCCAAGGGTTCGGTCTCCAAGGACACCGTCTTCAGCGCCGGCTTCATCAAGAACAAGGCGAGCAAGGTCCTCATGCTCCCCGGCCCCTCCTGGTACGGCCAGGTGCTCTTCAACTCCACCTTCAAGATCCCCGAGGGGCAGATCGCCGCCGCCTCACCGCTGAAGTTCGAGGGCGACGCCAAGAACTACACCGGCAACGTCGGCGGTGGTCTGTGGTTCGTCTCCTCCCACAGCAAGAACCTCAAGGCGTCCTCCGACCTGGTGACCTGGATGGCGACCTCCGACGCCTACCAGGCCACCGCGGGCACGTACCCCGCGTACAAGCAGGCAGCCGTCGCCTGGCTCGGCGGCCAGCAGAAGACCGGTTACTTCGCCGAGGACGTCAGCCCGGCCTTCCAGGAGGCGGCGGAACTCGTCTGGCCCGGCTGGTCCGCCACCCAGTACAGCCAGGAAGCGATCTACTCCTCCACCGTGATCCCGGCCCTGAACTCGGGCAAGACCCTCACCGACACCCTGGGCACCTGGCAGACGGCCATCACCGACAAGGCCAAGTCCCTCGGATACACCGTCAACTAG